A portion of the uncultured Bacteroides sp. genome contains these proteins:
- the rpmB gene encoding 50S ribosomal protein L28: MSKICQITGKKAMIGNNVSHSKKRTKRTFDVNLFKKKFYYVEQDCWISLSLSAAGLRLINKKGLDAALNDAVTNGYCDWKSIKVIG; the protein is encoded by the coding sequence ATGTCGAAAATTTGTCAAATTACAGGAAAGAAAGCCATGATTGGCAACAATGTTTCACACTCAAAAAAGAGAACTAAAAGAACTTTTGATGTGAACTTGTTTAAGAAGAAGTTCTATTACGTAGAACAGGACTGCTGGATCAGCTTAAGCCTTAGTGCTGCTGGTTTGCGCTTGATTAATAAGAAAGGATTAGATGCTGCTTTAAATGACGCAGTAACTAATGGGTATTGTGATTGGAAAAGCATTAAAGTAATAGGCTAA
- a CDS encoding translocation/assembly module TamB domain-containing protein — translation MTAFVAEELADKLGTKLTIGRIDIGLLNRIIIDDVLLDDKSGKEMLKVTRLSAKFDILPLFRGKISISSVQLFGFNISLNKRTPKADPNFKFLIDAFASKDTVKSKSNIDLRINSILIRRGKLSYDVFSELGTPGTFNAKHIRLHNIIANISLKAFQKDSINAYIKRLSVDEQSGFELRKLSFKVLANDKKMRIENFAVDLPNSSLRMDTIRMKYDSLASFKHFIDDVHFSLSMLPSHITLQDISPFVPALSNFKEKMDIEMDVAGSINQLNFSRLYINAQNRLKIKGNLSLQDLSRSQDTYIYGNLSDLSINGEGINFIARNLGEKFSNVSPLLKRLGNISFRGEISGYYTDLVTYGMFRTSLGSVKTDLKLSSNKEKGTFAYSGSVKTTDFEIGKLLANDKLGKTTLNIDVKGSHQKAQFPSIVMKGLISSIEYSKYKYENIALDGEYKDGGYDGKLAINDTNGSIMINGSFNTVEKIPTFNFKAIVDKVRPHELNLTPKYKDTEFSLTINANFKGGSIDEMYGEINIDSLRFDAPDKTFLMDHMNILATHESGQKKINIQSSFLRASIEGSYSYRTITTSVMNIMKKYMPSLVPKHVDVATKNNFSFDIHIFNTDILSSVFDIPVSVYSHSTIKGYFNDNAKRLRIEGYFPKMRYGNLSIESGLIVCENPSDQITGHIRFTSKRKASDVNISLDAQAKNDMISSTFNWGNNGTETYSGKLAAVSHLKRYINKLGNSTLKAIVNVQPTDIILNDTIWQVHPSNIVADSGKIAINNFYFSHKKQFIRINGDASDNPSDTVKVDMKEINIAYVFDVVDLKGIYFKGLASGTAYVNHAMKKPIMNTRLFVKNFGFNDGLLGDMNIYGEWDDKNEGVFLDAKIKEQGVSATNVSGYIYPLKPKSGIDLHIQADSTNLKFMEYYVKSIVSDIKGRASGKIHLFGKFSALNLEGSVKPDASFKVNILNAQFALKDSVRITPEAFTLDNIPIYDLEGHRGIANGYIHHRNLKNMSYKLEFKANNMLVMNTKESSSIPFYGKVYGTGNALLTGNQQQGLSVDAAITTNRNTNFVYVVGATASATSNQFIKFIDKTQKRVVEDSIDEESGHNMEQKLKEDEPPMDVRLNILVDATPDANMKIIMDPIAGDYISGKGNGNIRTEYYNKGDVKMFGNYRISQGVYKFSLQEVIRKDFIIKDGSEISFNGNPLDANMNIQAVYTVNSASLNDLMSDVSDFTKQPNVKVNCIMNLTGVLLRPDIKMGIELPNESDEVQTLVRNYISTDEQMNMQILYLLSIGKFYTAENVNTTQNSNLMSSVLSSTLSGQFNNMLSNIMNNNNWNFGTNLSTGDKGWTDVEVEGILSAQLLNNRLLVNGNFGYRDNPLSTTNFVGDFQAEWLLTRSGDIRLKAYNETNDKYYTRTNLTTQGVGVMYKKDFNRWKELFFWNNWSKKKKKAKTEAADKTPTDTIPEARSTIKRTK, via the coding sequence CTGACTGCGTTTGTTGCTGAAGAGCTAGCTGATAAATTAGGAACAAAGCTAACAATAGGTCGCATTGATATAGGATTGCTGAATCGCATCATTATTGATGATGTACTGCTAGACGATAAATCCGGCAAAGAGATGCTGAAAGTAACCCGTCTTTCGGCTAAATTCGATATACTTCCTCTATTCAGAGGGAAAATTTCTATCAGTAGCGTACAGCTGTTTGGCTTCAATATCAGTCTTAATAAGAGGACCCCCAAGGCTGATCCAAATTTCAAATTCTTAATTGATGCATTTGCCTCCAAAGATACAGTTAAAAGCAAATCGAATATCGATTTGAGAATTAACTCCATTCTCATACGACGTGGCAAATTGTCATACGATGTTTTTTCTGAATTGGGAACTCCCGGGACATTCAATGCCAAGCACATCAGGCTGCATAACATTATTGCCAACATATCGTTAAAGGCATTTCAAAAAGATTCGATCAATGCCTATATCAAACGTCTCAGTGTAGACGAACAATCAGGTTTTGAGTTACGCAAACTTTCCTTTAAAGTGCTGGCCAACGATAAAAAAATGCGCATAGAGAATTTTGCTGTTGATTTGCCTAATAGCTCTTTGCGGATGGACACCATACGCATGAAGTATGATAGTCTTGCTTCTTTTAAGCATTTTATTGATGATGTGCATTTTTCACTCAGCATGTTGCCTTCACACATTACATTACAGGATATTTCACCTTTTGTGCCCGCCCTATCCAACTTCAAAGAAAAGATGGATATAGAGATGGATGTTGCAGGTAGCATCAATCAACTAAACTTTTCGCGGCTATACATCAATGCTCAAAATCGCCTTAAGATAAAAGGCAATTTGTCATTGCAAGACTTATCTCGATCGCAAGACACTTATATATATGGTAACCTTTCCGATTTATCTATCAATGGTGAAGGTATTAACTTTATAGCTCGCAATCTCGGCGAAAAATTCAGTAATGTTTCTCCTTTATTAAAACGCTTGGGAAATATTTCTTTCCGTGGTGAAATATCCGGTTACTACACCGATCTGGTTACATACGGAATGTTTAGAACAAGCCTTGGTTCCGTAAAAACCGACTTAAAACTTAGTTCAAATAAAGAAAAAGGCACCTTTGCCTATTCCGGTTCTGTAAAGACCACTGATTTTGAGATAGGTAAATTACTGGCTAATGATAAATTAGGCAAAACCACTTTAAATATTGATGTTAAGGGTTCTCACCAAAAAGCACAATTTCCTTCCATTGTGATGAAAGGTTTGATCTCTTCCATTGAATACAGCAAGTATAAATACGAAAATATTGCGCTCGATGGTGAATATAAAGATGGAGGTTATGACGGAAAGCTAGCCATCAATGACACCAATGGTTCCATTATGATAAATGGTTCATTCAATACGGTTGAAAAGATTCCGACTTTTAACTTTAAAGCTATTGTGGATAAAGTCCGCCCTCATGAGCTGAATTTAACGCCAAAATATAAAGATACAGAATTCTCATTAACGATAAACGCTAATTTCAAAGGTGGTTCCATTGACGAGATGTATGGTGAGATCAATATAGACAGTTTGAGATTTGATGCTCCCGATAAAACGTTTCTCATGGATCATATGAATATTTTGGCTACTCATGAGAGCGGTCAAAAAAAAATAAACATTCAGTCTAGTTTTCTTAGAGCAAGTATAGAAGGGAGCTATTCATACCGCACTATAACGACTAGTGTTATGAACATTATGAAAAAATATATGCCCTCGCTTGTACCGAAACACGTGGATGTAGCTACAAAAAATAACTTTAGCTTTGATATTCATATTTTTAATACCGATATTCTTTCTTCCGTGTTTGATATACCCGTCAGCGTATATAGTCATTCTACGATCAAAGGATACTTCAATGACAATGCAAAGAGACTTCGTATTGAGGGTTATTTTCCTAAAATGCGCTATGGCAACTTATCCATCGAATCAGGACTCATTGTATGCGAGAATCCCAGCGATCAGATTACCGGTCATATAAGGTTTACAAGCAAGCGTAAGGCTAGTGATGTCAATATTTCACTAGATGCCCAAGCCAAAAACGATATGATTAGTAGTACTTTTAACTGGGGCAATAATGGAACAGAGACATATAGCGGCAAATTAGCAGCGGTAAGCCACCTGAAACGATACATAAATAAATTGGGGAACTCCACGTTGAAAGCAATAGTCAATGTGCAGCCTACAGACATTATACTCAACGACACCATCTGGCAGGTACATCCTTCAAATATTGTGGCCGATTCAGGTAAAATAGCAATTAATAATTTTTATTTTAGTCATAAGAAGCAATTTATTCGTATCAATGGAGATGCATCTGACAATCCAAGCGATACAGTTAAAGTTGATATGAAAGAAATTAATATAGCCTATGTCTTCGATGTTGTTGATCTAAAAGGAATCTATTTTAAAGGACTGGCTTCAGGTACGGCCTACGTTAATCATGCGATGAAGAAACCCATCATGAACACTCGTCTATTCGTCAAAAACTTTGGTTTCAATGATGGGCTGTTAGGTGACATGAACATCTATGGAGAGTGGGATGATAAAAATGAGGGCGTTTTTCTGGATGCAAAGATAAAAGAACAAGGAGTTTCGGCAACCAACGTATCTGGCTATATTTATCCCCTTAAGCCTAAAAGTGGGATTGATCTGCACATACAAGCTGATAGTACCAACCTGAAATTCATGGAATACTATGTCAAATCCATTGTGTCGGACATTAAAGGGCGAGCTAGTGGAAAGATTCATCTTTTTGGAAAATTTAGCGCCCTTAATCTGGAAGGAAGTGTCAAGCCGGATGCATCTTTCAAAGTCAATATTCTCAATGCCCAATTTGCTTTAAAAGATAGCGTACGCATCACTCCTGAAGCCTTTACATTAGATAATATTCCAATATACGACCTTGAAGGACATCGTGGCATTGCAAATGGATACATTCACCACCGTAACTTGAAAAACATGAGTTACAAGCTGGAGTTTAAAGCTAACAATATGCTAGTGATGAACACCAAAGAAAGTTCGTCTATCCCATTTTACGGCAAAGTATACGGAACAGGGAATGCGCTACTAACGGGTAATCAGCAGCAAGGCCTCAGTGTAGACGCTGCTATTACCACTAATCGTAATACAAATTTTGTTTATGTTGTCGGTGCTACAGCATCCGCAACCAGCAACCAATTCATCAAATTTATTGATAAAACGCAAAAGCGGGTTGTAGAGGACTCTATTGATGAAGAATCCGGGCATAATATGGAGCAGAAGTTGAAAGAGGATGAACCTCCGATGGATGTACGCTTAAACATTTTGGTAGATGCAACTCCCGATGCCAATATGAAAATTATTATGGATCCAATTGCCGGTGATTATATAAGCGGAAAAGGAAACGGCAATATCCGTACCGAATACTATAATAAGGGAGATGTCAAGATGTTTGGCAACTATCGCATCAGTCAAGGAGTTTATAAGTTTAGCTTACAAGAAGTAATTCGCAAAGATTTTATCATTAAAGACGGCAGTGAAATCTCTTTCAATGGCAATCCTTTAGATGCGAATATGAATATTCAAGCCGTTTATACTGTCAATTCGGCCTCATTGAATGATTTAATGTCCGATGTTAGCGATTTCACCAAACAACCTAATGTGAAAGTGAACTGCATAATGAACCTTACGGGTGTGCTTCTGAGGCCAGACATCAAAATGGGAATAGAACTTCCTAATGAGAGTGACGAAGTACAAACGCTTGTTCGTAATTATATCAGCACCGATGAGCAAATGAACATGCAAATCCTTTACTTATTAAGTATTGGGAAGTTTTACACCGCTGAAAATGTAAACACAACCCAAAATTCCAATTTAATGTCTTCTGTACTTTCCTCCACACTGTCGGGACAGTTCAACAATATGTTATCCAATATTATGAATAATAATAATTGGAATTTCGGAACTAACTTAAGCACAGGAGATAAAGGCTGGACAGATGTTGAAGTAGAAGGAATCCTTTCCGCACAATTGCTGAATAATCGCTTATTGGTAAACGGAAATTTTGGTTATCGAGACAACCCCCTTTCGACAACTAACTTTGTTGGCGATTTCCAAGCCGAATGGCTTCTCACCCGTTCCGGAGATATTCGTCTAAAAGCTTATAATGAAACGAACGATAAATATTATACCCGAACCAACCTCACTACTCAGGGAGTTGGTGTGATGTATAAAAAAGACTTTAATAGGTGGAAGGAGTTGTTCTTCTGGAATAATTGGAGCAAAAAGAAGAAAAAAGCAAAAACAGAAGCAGCCGATAAAACTCCAACAGACACTATACCGGAAGCCCGATCGACTATTAAAAGAACGAAGTGA
- a CDS encoding glycoside hydrolase family 15 protein, which translates to MKTLDYGVIGNCRSAALVSKTGQIDWLCFPDFDSPSIFGRLLDEEKGGSFGILTSNDYKISQAYIEQTNILQTKFDNGLAAFELIDFMPRYQTGSKTHYTPPEVYRFIRILYGSPTIRVDYSPAMNYAADITVQQNINDEFVRTNSSNNHKDTAYLYSNLSLQDIIDGNEIVLTKDSFFLFSYYQKLIPIDIERVNLEYQRTMVYWLNWSNRSRKFINYNEEITRSMLVLKLMSYHRTGAVLAALTTSLPESIGEERNWDYRFCWVRDASMSINTLLKLHHPGAASRFITFIKNILKSKNDSLQIMYGIRGERVLIEKLLPHLSGFENSRPVRIGNEAYIQEQNDSSGYLMDVIYQYFANFPGSLDEVEEMFEVVKIIAKDVIENWRKPDKGIWEIRTKDHHFVFSKVMCWVALDRAIKIAELLNREYFALTWGKEAYLIKEDVLLNGWKEEIQSFSQAYDNLNMDSSLLLMESYGFIDAEDEKYKKTVIAVKKSLFFNGLMYRYKNEDDFGTPSSAFTICTFWLVRALFVTGRQDDARRIFNQLCSYTNHVGLMSEDLDFISKRQLGNFPQAYSHLAMIDIGILLSEEKNRSHFIRP; encoded by the coding sequence ATGAAAACATTGGATTATGGAGTAATAGGCAATTGCCGATCAGCAGCCTTGGTTTCAAAGACCGGACAAATAGATTGGCTGTGTTTTCCCGATTTTGACTCTCCTTCAATATTTGGGCGTTTACTTGATGAAGAAAAAGGAGGTAGCTTTGGCATCTTGACTTCCAATGACTATAAAATATCTCAGGCATACATCGAACAAACAAACATTCTTCAAACCAAGTTCGACAATGGTTTAGCCGCGTTTGAGCTAATAGACTTTATGCCCCGCTACCAAACAGGTTCAAAAACCCATTACACTCCTCCCGAAGTATATCGTTTCATACGCATTTTATATGGCTCTCCCACTATACGTGTAGATTACTCTCCCGCAATGAATTATGCGGCCGACATCACTGTGCAACAAAATATTAATGATGAATTCGTACGCACCAATTCATCCAACAACCATAAAGACACCGCATATCTCTACTCCAATTTAAGTTTGCAAGATATCATAGATGGAAATGAAATTGTGCTCACTAAAGATTCTTTCTTTCTTTTTTCCTATTATCAAAAACTCATACCGATAGACATTGAGCGCGTTAATCTGGAATATCAACGTACAATGGTCTATTGGCTCAACTGGAGTAACCGATCACGGAAATTCATCAACTACAACGAAGAGATCACCCGTAGCATGCTTGTGTTGAAGTTGATGTCCTATCATCGTACGGGTGCTGTTCTGGCAGCGCTCACTACTAGCTTGCCCGAATCTATCGGCGAAGAGCGCAACTGGGATTATCGCTTTTGCTGGGTTCGCGACGCCTCTATGTCAATCAATACGTTATTGAAGCTACATCATCCAGGTGCGGCATCCCGATTCATCACGTTCATCAAAAACATCTTAAAATCCAAGAACGATAGTCTGCAGATTATGTATGGCATCCGAGGAGAAAGAGTGCTCATCGAAAAATTACTTCCTCATCTGTCAGGCTTTGAAAACTCCCGACCGGTGCGCATTGGCAATGAAGCATACATTCAGGAGCAAAACGACTCCTCAGGATACTTAATGGATGTTATTTATCAGTACTTTGCCAATTTTCCCGGTTCTCTGGATGAAGTGGAAGAGATGTTTGAAGTAGTGAAGATTATTGCCAAAGACGTGATCGAAAATTGGCGTAAACCCGATAAAGGAATTTGGGAAATAAGAACGAAAGATCACCATTTCGTCTTTTCTAAAGTAATGTGTTGGGTAGCTTTAGATCGTGCCATAAAGATTGCCGAACTGCTAAATAGAGAATATTTTGCTTTGACATGGGGTAAGGAGGCTTATTTAATAAAAGAGGACGTACTCCTAAATGGATGGAAAGAAGAAATCCAAAGTTTCTCACAAGCGTATGACAATCTAAATATGGATTCTTCACTGCTTCTGATGGAATCATACGGATTTATAGATGCGGAAGATGAAAAATACAAGAAAACAGTTATTGCAGTTAAAAAGTCGCTGTTTTTTAATGGTTTGATGTATCGTTACAAAAATGAGGATGATTTCGGCACTCCCAGTTCTGCATTCACTATTTGCACCTTTTGGCTTGTACGTGCACTCTTTGTTACCGGACGGCAAGATGATGCCCGGAGGATATTCAATCAACTCTGTTCATACACTAACCACGTGGGGCTCATGAGTGAGGATCTCGATTTCATCAGCAAGAGGCAGTTGGGCAACTTCCCACAAGCTTACTCCCACTTGGCTATGATTGATATAGGAATATTACTCTCAGAAGAAAAAAACCGTTCACATTTCATTCGTCCGTAA
- a CDS encoding bifunctional alpha,alpha-trehalose-phosphate synthase (UDP-forming)/trehalose-phosphatase: MKLIIISNRLPIKVIKKNGKMSFTPSEGGLATGLASLKTTMEKHWIGWPGIFTDNDEEKKAITKHLEKFNYHPVFLSKDQIEEYYHKYSNSVIWPLCHYFYMHVKYGMSSWKVYQEVNQLFAQIASLQIKAGDIVWVQDYQLMLLPTMLREENTNISIGYFHHIPFPSYELFRILPERAKILNGLLGADLIGFHTADYMRHFMSAAERVSNVKFIMDETKYNNRMIHVDAFPMGINYNKYSSAPLKAAPKKLSMEWKKKFGGRKIIISVDRLDYSKGIIHRLKGFDRFLEEHPEYHEKVSLVMVVVPSRDKVDAYADLKKEINENIGMINGKYSNLSWVPVQYFYRSFSFERLIALYHISDVALVSPLRDGMNLVAKEYVAVKGDTPGVLILSEMAGVAQELRDAIIVNPNDIDDIKDAIVKALQMPLDEQLKRMARMQKVISVQTIQKWAADFIHELSGIKTENEALTAKLFDDAKKKKLVDDYSKSKKRLIVLDYDGTLSPFTSVPEEAIPSVGLIALLKKLIKDPKNLVAICSGRDQKTLMKWFGDLPIVLAAEHGAFVREKGEWTNNLVEKKWNKDIVDIIEKMTEKTPGSFLETKKTALVWHYRNVDPWVAALREQQMVSILREKCAREGLQIMKGNKIVEVKAMGCDKGFVVKHLLELDKYDFTFAIGDDTTDEDMFREMPKKAYTIKVEEVSNDARFYVESQKEVLPLLKLMVQ; this comes from the coding sequence ATGAAACTGATTATTATATCAAACAGATTACCTATAAAGGTAATCAAGAAAAATGGTAAAATGAGCTTTACACCTAGTGAAGGTGGCTTGGCAACCGGATTGGCTTCGTTAAAAACCACAATGGAAAAGCATTGGATTGGCTGGCCGGGAATCTTTACAGATAATGACGAGGAGAAAAAAGCAATCACCAAACATCTGGAGAAATTCAATTATCATCCGGTTTTTCTCTCAAAAGATCAGATTGAGGAATATTATCATAAATATAGCAACAGCGTTATTTGGCCTTTGTGCCATTACTTTTATATGCATGTAAAGTATGGCATGTCGTCATGGAAAGTGTATCAGGAGGTAAATCAGTTGTTTGCCCAGATAGCTTCTTTGCAAATTAAGGCTGGAGATATTGTGTGGGTACAAGATTATCAGTTGATGCTGCTTCCTACAATGTTGCGTGAGGAAAATACGAATATTAGCATTGGCTATTTTCATCACATTCCTTTTCCATCTTACGAACTATTCAGGATTCTTCCTGAGAGGGCTAAAATATTGAATGGACTCCTTGGGGCTGACTTAATAGGCTTTCATACTGCCGACTATATGCGCCACTTTATGAGCGCTGCCGAGCGGGTATCTAATGTGAAATTCATCATGGATGAGACGAAATACAACAATCGAATGATACATGTTGATGCGTTTCCAATGGGGATCAATTATAATAAATATAGCAGTGCTCCTTTAAAAGCAGCTCCAAAAAAGCTGTCGATGGAATGGAAGAAGAAATTTGGCGGACGTAAGATTATTATTTCTGTTGATCGCTTAGATTATAGTAAAGGAATCATTCATCGACTGAAAGGATTCGATCGTTTCTTGGAGGAACATCCTGAATATCATGAAAAGGTGTCGCTGGTGATGGTTGTTGTTCCCTCTCGTGACAAGGTAGATGCGTATGCTGACTTGAAAAAAGAGATAAACGAAAATATAGGAATGATCAATGGCAAGTATTCTAACTTGAGCTGGGTACCTGTGCAATATTTCTATCGCAGTTTTTCGTTTGAGCGACTGATTGCTTTGTATCACATTTCGGATGTAGCATTGGTTTCTCCTTTAAGAGATGGAATGAATCTGGTTGCCAAAGAGTACGTTGCAGTAAAAGGGGATACTCCGGGAGTGTTGATATTGAGCGAAATGGCTGGTGTGGCTCAGGAATTGAGAGATGCTATTATTGTGAATCCAAACGATATTGACGACATTAAAGATGCGATTGTAAAAGCACTGCAAATGCCTCTTGACGAACAACTAAAGCGTATGGCCAGAATGCAAAAAGTAATCTCTGTGCAGACTATTCAAAAATGGGCGGCAGATTTTATCCATGAATTATCAGGTATTAAAACGGAAAATGAGGCGCTTACAGCTAAATTGTTCGATGATGCAAAGAAGAAGAAGCTTGTAGATGATTACTCTAAGAGCAAAAAGAGATTGATTGTTCTGGATTATGACGGAACATTGTCTCCATTCACAAGTGTTCCCGAAGAGGCGATTCCTTCTGTTGGATTGATTGCCTTATTAAAGAAGCTTATCAAAGATCCAAAAAACTTGGTTGCTATCTGTAGCGGAAGAGATCAAAAAACATTAATGAAATGGTTTGGAGACTTACCCATAGTACTTGCTGCTGAACATGGGGCCTTTGTACGTGAAAAAGGAGAATGGACAAATAATCTTGTGGAGAAAAAATGGAATAAGGATATTGTTGACATTATCGAAAAAATGACGGAGAAAACGCCGGGATCTTTCTTGGAAACGAAAAAAACGGCGCTTGTGTGGCACTACAGAAATGTAGACCCTTGGGTTGCTGCACTACGTGAACAACAAATGGTCAGTATTCTCCGGGAAAAATGCGCTCGAGAGGGGTTGCAGATAATGAAAGGCAATAAAATAGTTGAAGTAAAAGCAATGGGATGTGACAAGGGATTTGTGGTAAAACATTTGCTTGAATTAGACAAATATGATTTTACGTTTGCCATTGGAGACGATACTACGGATGAGGATATGTTTAGGGAAATGCCTAAAAAAGCGTACACCATTAAAGTAGAAGAGGTCTCTAATGATGCACGCTTTTATGTGGAATCTCAGAAAGAGGTTTTGCCATTACTAAAATTAATGGTTCAATAG
- the tsaD gene encoding tRNA (adenosine(37)-N6)-threonylcarbamoyltransferase complex transferase subunit TsaD, which yields MSVIILGIESSCDDTSAAVIKDGLLLSNVVASQAVHESYGGVVPELASRAHQQNIVPVVHEALKRAGISKEELSAVAFTRGPGLMGSLLVGVSFAKGFARSLNIPLVDVNHLNAHVLAHFIKEENEVSKQPAFPFLCLLVSGGNSQIILVKAYNDMEVLGQTIDDAAGEAIDKCSKVMGLGYPGGPIVDRLARQGNPKAFSFSKPHIPGLDYSFSGLKTSFLYSLRDWIKEDPYFIEHHKTDLAASLEATIVDILMDKLRKAAKQYNIKEVAIAGGVSANNGLRNAFREHAEKYGWEVYIPKFSYTTDNAAMIAITGYLKYLDKDFCSIELPAYSRVTLS from the coding sequence ATGTCTGTTATTATATTAGGAATAGAATCATCGTGCGATGATACTTCGGCCGCCGTTATTAAAGACGGTCTTCTCTTATCAAATGTGGTTGCTAGTCAGGCTGTTCATGAATCATATGGTGGCGTAGTGCCTGAGCTAGCTTCGCGCGCTCATCAGCAAAACATTGTCCCTGTGGTACACGAAGCATTGAAACGAGCTGGAATATCCAAAGAAGAGCTCAGTGCGGTTGCCTTTACACGTGGCCCCGGATTAATGGGATCTTTATTGGTCGGGGTCTCTTTTGCTAAAGGCTTTGCTCGTTCTTTAAATATACCATTGGTAGATGTTAATCACTTGAATGCACATGTTCTAGCTCATTTTATTAAAGAGGAGAATGAGGTTAGTAAACAACCTGCTTTTCCGTTTTTATGTTTATTGGTGTCTGGAGGGAATTCGCAAATCATTTTAGTGAAAGCTTATAATGATATGGAGGTATTAGGACAAACGATCGATGATGCAGCCGGTGAGGCAATTGATAAGTGTTCTAAAGTGATGGGGTTGGGCTATCCCGGAGGACCTATTGTTGATAGGCTTGCGCGACAAGGAAACCCGAAAGCGTTTTCCTTCAGTAAACCTCATATTCCGGGACTTGATTATAGTTTTAGCGGATTGAAAACTTCTTTTCTATATTCATTGCGTGATTGGATAAAGGAAGATCCCTATTTTATAGAGCACCATAAAACAGATTTAGCTGCTTCGTTGGAAGCCACCATTGTGGATATATTGATGGACAAGCTTAGAAAGGCTGCCAAGCAATATAATATTAAAGAGGTGGCGATAGCTGGAGGAGTATCTGCCAATAATGGGTTACGTAATGCTTTTCGTGAACATGCTGAAAAGTATGGTTGGGAAGTATATATACCAAAATTTAGTTATACAACGGATAATGCAGCAATGATAGCGATTACGGGATATTTGAAATATCTGGATAAGGATTTCTGTTCCATAGAGCTGCCTGCATATTCGCGAGTTACATTATCATAA
- a CDS encoding CinA family nicotinamide mononucleotide deamidase-related protein has product MFAEIITIGDELLIGQVIDTNSAWMGRELNKIGIEVVRITSVRDRSLEITDAIDTAMKRVDIILVTGGLGPTKDDITKQTLCEYFHTELIFSEEVFENIKKVLSGRIPMNALNKSQALVPKDCIVINNRVGSASISWFERDSKILVSMPGVPQEMTTVMTEEVIPRLRGKFDMDVIMHKTFAVKNYPESVLAEKLESWEKALPDCIKLAYLPKPGIVRLRLTARGVNKEFINAVLLQETEKLQSILGEDIFDEYDLPVEVVVGNLLKNRGLSIATAESCTGGTIASHLTSVAGCSEYFKGSVVAYSNEAKISLLGVSAETLNVHGAVSRETVIEMVKGAMKALKTDCAVATSGIAGPGGGTMDKPIGTVWIAAAYQNEILTLKQETDRGRELNIERACNNALLLIQKLIK; this is encoded by the coding sequence ATGTTTGCGGAAATTATCACAATAGGCGATGAATTGCTCATAGGGCAGGTCATTGATACAAATTCTGCCTGGATGGGTAGAGAACTGAATAAGATAGGCATTGAGGTTGTTCGGATAACTTCTGTACGTGATCGCTCTCTAGAAATAACTGATGCGATAGATACTGCGATGAAAAGAGTGGATATCATACTTGTAACAGGAGGATTGGGCCCAACCAAGGATGACATAACCAAGCAAACTCTCTGCGAGTATTTTCATACTGAATTGATTTTTAGCGAGGAAGTATTCGAAAACATCAAGAAAGTGCTATCCGGAAGAATTCCGATGAATGCGCTCAATAAGAGCCAAGCGTTGGTACCGAAAGATTGTATTGTGATTAATAATCGAGTGGGTAGTGCTTCAATTAGTTGGTTCGAAAGAGATAGCAAGATTCTGGTTTCTATGCCAGGTGTGCCACAAGAGATGACTACGGTAATGACAGAAGAGGTTATTCCACGTCTGCGTGGCAAATTTGATATGGATGTGATTATGCATAAGACGTTTGCCGTGAAGAACTATCCTGAATCTGTGCTGGCCGAGAAGTTGGAATCATGGGAAAAAGCACTACCGGATTGCATAAAGTTAGCCTATTTACCTAAGCCGGGCATTGTGCGTCTACGGTTAACTGCACGAGGCGTGAATAAAGAGTTCATAAATGCGGTACTTTTGCAGGAAACTGAAAAATTGCAAAGCATTTTAGGAGAAGATATTTTTGATGAATACGACCTACCGGTTGAAGTCGTGGTGGGCAACCTGCTAAAAAATAGAGGATTATCTATCGCCACAGCCGAAAGTTGCACCGGAGGAACCATTGCATCACATTTAACTTCAGTAGCCGGATGTTCGGAATATTTTAAAGGGAGTGTGGTTGCTTATTCTAACGAAGCAAAAATAAGCTTGCTTGGTGTGTCTGCCGAGACGCTTAATGTTCACGGCGCTGTGAGCAGAGAGACTGTTATAGAAATGGTAAAAGGTGCGATGAAAGCGCTCAAAACGGATTGTGCGGTGGCTACTTCGGGGATTGCCGGTCCCGGTGGCGGTACAATGGATAAGCCTATTGGTACAGTCTGGATTGCTGCCGCTTATCAGAATGAAATTCTTACTTTGAAGCAAGAAACAGATAGAGGAAGAGAACTAAATATCGAGAGAGCTTGTAATAATGCCCTTTTGTTGATTCAAAAACTGATAAAATAA